In the Sulfobacillus thermosulfidooxidans DSM 9293 genome, AAGACAATTCTGCGGCCGCCCATGAAATGGCTGCGGCATCTGCCGAAGTGACCGATACGATTCAAGGATTAGCGGCCATTTCCGAAGAAACGGCAGCATCCACCGAAGAAGTGGCCAGCACGAGTCAACATGTCGCGGAATCTGCCGGAGCTTTAGCAGAAAAAGCCCGAGAACTGTCTTTAGTGGCGAGCCGCTTAGACGAATTGGTTTCCCAATACCAGTTGTAGAGGGGGCCTAAACGGATGCAAGTACTCACCTTTTCGTTAGAAGGCTCAACATTCGGACTGCCCACCTCCGTTGTCGGTGAAGTCATCCGCATGCCTTCATTGACGGGGCTCCCAGGAGCCCCAATGGGCCTTCTTGGTTTGATGAACTTGCGGGGGCGGATGCTACCGGTGGTGGATCCCCGTTTTTGGCTTCACATTGAGTCAGAAAACCCATTAAAACACGTGGTGGTCGTGGTGGGAGAAGGCGAATCGATGGGACTCGCCGTCGAACAAGTTGACAGCATTATCGAG is a window encoding:
- a CDS encoding chemotaxis protein CheW produces the protein MQVLTFSLEGSTFGLPTSVVGEVIRMPSLTGLPGAPMGLLGLMNLRGRMLPVVDPRFWLHIESENPLKHVVVVVGEGESMGLAVEQVDSIIETAVHEDVPDMVDERLKPLISGYFQTERGFVFVWHSHGPYFLWDLMHQAGEMLS